AATCGTAAGGCCCAAGATTTTTAACTTGGAACCCTACAGATGCGCTCGAGATGATTTCACCGAAGGTGTCCTGTTGGACGCGAACGAGAACCCGCATGGACCAGTTGTCAAAGATTCTAACCGTGAGTTCGTCCTCAACCGGTACCCAGATCCCCACCAGgttgctttcaaaactaAAATGAGTGAATTGCGTAACTCTCAatctgttttcaaagaccaAAAAATAACTCCGCTGAGTGCTGACAACCTATGTTTGGGCGTTGGATCCGATGAAAGTATTGATGCGCTTATTCGCGCGTGCTGCGTTCCTGGTAAGGACAAAATTCTGATTATGACTCCTACCTATGGAATGTATTCGATTTGCGCTGATATTAACGATGTTGAAATCATTAAAGTCCCATTGATAGTCGAAGACAATTCTTTTCAGATGAATACCGACAAAGTCATTGAAACTCTTCAGGGTGACTCCAACATAAAGATAGCCTTCGTCACGTCACCTGGTAATCCTACTGGTGCACTCATTGATATCGCCAGTATTGAAAAGATACTTTCTCAGTGGCAATCTGGCATAGTTGCTATTGATGAGGCTTACATTGACTTCTGCTCTACAGGCGGTTCGGCAGCGCCTCTCGTTAACAAATACCCTAATCTCGCAGTGTTACAGACTCTCTCTAAGTCCTTCGGCTTGGCAGGTGTTCGTCTGGGTGTAACTTTCACTTCAAAAGACCTGTCGCGCGTTTTGAACGCTATGAAGGCTCCTTATAATATTTCATCCATGGCATCTAATTTAGTTCTCAAGGCGCTGAGCTCAGAATCCGTACAAACCATGAAAGACAACGTTCAGgagattgttgaagaaaggGAGCGCGTTTTGAAGGCACTTACTTCGATGGAAAACGTTCAAGATACTCAAGTTGGAGGTTTGGACGCGAATTTCATCATGGTCAGAATTGTTGATGGAGGAAAAGGCAACAATGAACTTTCCAAGGCTCTATACTACAGATTAGCAACCGAGTCTGGTGTGGTGGTTAGATTCAGGGGCACTGAATATGGCTGCACTGGCTGCTTAAGGATCACGATTGGTACTCATGAAGAGAATAGCAAGCTTatcaaggaatttgagaaaaaactcaaagaacTTACCGCATAAATTTTAAACCTGCTAGCACTTGTTTAAATAAAAGTTCGTCAATTAATATT
The Lachancea thermotolerans CBS 6340 chromosome G complete sequence genome window above contains:
- the HIS5 gene encoding histidinol-phosphate transaminase (similar to uniprot|P07172 Saccharomyces cerevisiae YIL116W HIS5 Histidinol-phosphate aminotransferase catalyzes the seventh step in histidine biosynthesis responsive to general control of amino acid biosynthesis mutations cause histidine auxotrophy and sensitivity to Cu Co and Ni salts) encodes the protein MTFDLSKIVRPKIFNLEPYRCARDDFTEGVLLDANENPHGPVVKDSNREFVLNRYPDPHQVAFKTKMSELRNSQSVFKDQKITPLSADNLCLGVGSDESIDALIRACCVPGKDKILIMTPTYGMYSICADINDVEIIKVPLIVEDNSFQMNTDKVIETLQGDSNIKIAFVTSPGNPTGALIDIASIEKILSQWQSGIVAIDEAYIDFCSTGGSAAPLVNKYPNLAVLQTLSKSFGLAGVRLGVTFTSKDLSRVLNAMKAPYNISSMASNLVLKALSSESVQTMKDNVQEIVEERERVLKALTSMENVQDTQVGGLDANFIMVRIVDGGKGNNELSKALYYRLATESGVVVRFRGTEYGCTGCLRITIGTHEENSKLIKEFEKKLKELTA